A single window of Syntrophotalea acetylenica DNA harbors:
- a CDS encoding L-fuculose-phosphate aldolase, protein MMMQQQREAIVRYGCKMLTSQLTTGSGGNLSICDRAAGRVAISPSGIEYSDLQARDVVITDFDGQFVEGRCKPSSELGFHLALYRKRPDVQAVLHTHSVYATTMACLGWEIPAVHYLVGFSGHKVPLAPYATFGTAELARNVAEGIGACNAVLLANHGLVAVGADLGRAFNTAEEIELVARIYYQARSVGNPVILPEEEMNRVLERFATYGQPAREDDDV, encoded by the coding sequence ATGATGATGCAGCAACAACGCGAAGCCATCGTCCGCTACGGATGCAAGATGCTCACCTCGCAGCTCACCACCGGGTCGGGCGGGAATCTGAGTATCTGCGACCGCGCCGCGGGGCGGGTCGCCATCAGCCCCAGCGGTATCGAATATTCCGATCTGCAGGCGCGGGATGTGGTGATCACCGATTTCGACGGACAGTTTGTCGAAGGCCGTTGCAAACCGTCCAGCGAACTGGGATTCCATCTTGCCCTCTATCGCAAACGTCCGGATGTCCAGGCCGTGCTGCACACCCACTCGGTGTATGCCACCACCATGGCCTGTCTCGGCTGGGAGATCCCGGCCGTGCATTACCTGGTGGGGTTTTCCGGGCATAAGGTGCCGCTGGCGCCCTACGCTACCTTCGGTACCGCCGAGCTGGCCCGCAATGTAGCCGAGGGGATCGGCGCCTGCAATGCCGTGCTGCTCGCCAACCATGGGCTGGTCGCCGTCGGCGCCGACCTGGGACGGGCTTTCAATACCGCCGAGGAGATCGAACTGGTGGCGCGCATCTATTATCAGGCGCGATCGGTCGGCAACCCGGTGATCCTGCCGGAGGAGGAGATGAACCGCGTGCTGGAGCGGTTTGCGACCTATGGGCAACCCGCCAGGGAAGATGACGATGTTTGA
- a CDS encoding MalY/PatB family protein, whose translation MFDFDRIIDRRGTGSLKWDRYADRDVLPLWVADMDFTAPPAVLEALGKRAAHGIFGYTHAPPELVEGILIRMWERYRWRVAAEDLVWLPGLVVGLNVACRAVGDGGSEVLTMTPIYPPFLSAPALSGRKLATVPMVRERQGWRIDFEALEAAVTPATRLLLLCSPQNPTGRVFTPGELGRLAELCQRHDLVLCSDEIHCDLVLEPGCAHLPAASLGGDIAARTITLMAPSKTFNLPGLNCAFALITDAGLRQRFQRAMAGIVPYVNLFGYIGALAAYRDSGAWHAALLDYLRGNRALVAGAVEAMPGLVCIPGEATYLAWIDARDSGIDDPAGFFEQAGVGLSDGREFGAPGFVRLNFGCPRSLLEQGLERMRKALTCR comes from the coding sequence ATGTTTGACTTCGACCGCATTATCGATCGGCGCGGCACCGGTTCCCTCAAGTGGGATCGCTATGCCGACCGCGATGTGTTGCCGCTGTGGGTGGCGGACATGGACTTCACCGCGCCGCCGGCGGTGCTGGAGGCCCTGGGGAAACGTGCCGCTCACGGCATCTTCGGCTATACCCATGCGCCTCCGGAACTGGTGGAGGGGATTTTGATCCGGATGTGGGAGCGTTACCGCTGGCGGGTGGCGGCGGAAGACCTGGTCTGGCTGCCCGGCCTGGTGGTCGGCCTGAACGTCGCCTGCCGGGCGGTGGGCGACGGCGGCAGCGAAGTGCTGACCATGACCCCCATTTATCCACCATTTTTGTCCGCGCCGGCCCTGTCGGGCCGCAAACTGGCGACGGTGCCCATGGTGCGGGAACGGCAAGGCTGGCGGATCGATTTCGAAGCACTGGAAGCGGCCGTCACTCCGGCGACGCGGCTGCTGTTGCTGTGCAGTCCGCAGAATCCCACCGGCAGGGTTTTCACCCCCGGTGAACTGGGGCGGCTGGCAGAACTCTGCCAGCGTCACGATCTGGTGCTGTGTTCCGACGAGATTCACTGCGACCTGGTGCTGGAGCCGGGCTGCGCGCATCTTCCCGCGGCAAGCCTGGGCGGCGATATCGCGGCCCGCACCATAACCCTCATGGCCCCGAGCAAAACCTTCAATCTGCCGGGGTTGAACTGCGCTTTCGCGCTGATCACCGATGCCGGCCTGCGGCAACGCTTCCAGCGTGCCATGGCCGGCATCGTGCCCTACGTCAACCTGTTCGGTTACATCGGCGCCCTGGCCGCCTACCGGGACAGCGGCGCCTGGCATGCCGCGCTTCTGGACTATCTGCGCGGCAACCGCGCCCTGGTTGCCGGGGCGGTGGAGGCCATGCCGGGACTGGTCTGCATTCCGGGGGAAGCGACCTATCTGGCCTGGATCGATGCGCGCGATAGCGGGATCGACGACCCGGCGGGTTTTTTCGAGCAGGCCGGCGTGGGGCTGTCCGACGGTCGTGAATTCGGCGCGCCGGGATTCGTGCGTCTCAATTTCGGCTGTCCGCGGTCTTTGCTTGAGCAGGGCCTGGAGCGGATGCGCAAAGCCTTGACATGCCGATAG